Proteins encoded by one window of Burkholderia plantarii:
- the rpsB gene encoding 30S ribosomal protein S2, which produces MAVTMRQMLEAGVHFGHQTRFWNPKMAPFIFGHRNKIHIINLEKTLPMFNDAQKYVRQLSANRGTILFVGTKRQSRDTIAQEAQRAGMPFVNARWLGGMLTNFKTLKVSIKRLKDMEAAVESGETEKMSKKEALLFEREIAKLQKSIGGVKDMGGIPDAIFVVDVGYHKIAITEANKLGVPVIAVVDTNHSPEGVDYVIPGNDDSSKAVALYAEGVADAILEGRANAVNEVVQAVRGDDEYVEENA; this is translated from the coding sequence ATGGCAGTCACGATGCGCCAAATGCTGGAAGCCGGTGTCCACTTCGGTCACCAGACGCGCTTCTGGAACCCGAAGATGGCACCGTTCATTTTCGGTCACCGCAACAAGATTCACATCATCAACCTCGAAAAGACGCTGCCGATGTTCAACGACGCACAGAAGTACGTGCGTCAGCTGTCGGCAAATCGGGGCACGATCCTGTTCGTCGGCACCAAGCGCCAGTCGCGCGACACGATCGCTCAGGAAGCACAGCGCGCCGGCATGCCGTTTGTGAACGCACGCTGGCTCGGCGGCATGCTGACCAACTTCAAGACGCTGAAGGTATCGATCAAGCGCCTGAAGGACATGGAAGCGGCCGTCGAATCGGGCGAAACCGAGAAGATGAGCAAGAAGGAAGCGCTGCTGTTCGAACGCGAGATCGCCAAGCTGCAGAAGTCGATCGGCGGCGTGAAGGACATGGGCGGCATTCCGGACGCGATCTTCGTGGTCGACGTCGGCTACCACAAGATTGCCATCACGGAAGCGAACAAGCTGGGCGTGCCCGTCATCGCCGTGGTCGATACGAACCACTCGCCGGAAGGCGTGGACTACGTGATCCCGGGTAACGACGATTCGAGCAAGGCTGTTGCGCTGTACGCCGAAGGCGTGGCCGACGCGATCCTCGAAGGCCGTGCGAACGCGGTCAACGAAGTGGTCCAGGCGGTGCGCGGCGACGACGAGTACGTCGAAGAGAACGCGTAA
- a CDS encoding pseudouridine synthase: MRTKLTIKNPRPASPSRAPVRSGSLVARKPTRPAAPPEGAMKPKSKPAAKGGAPRAAKPAGAGAVKPRAPRDGDRPLRAEGRPARDGERPARASVRPPRDGDRPFRSEGRPARDGDRPFRAEGRPPRDGNRPFRGEGRPPRDGDRPFRAEGRPPRDGDRPFRAEGRPPRDGNRPFRGEGRPPRDGDRPFRAEGRPPRDGDRPFRAEGRPPRDGDRPFRAEGRPPRDGDRPLRAEGRPPRDGDRPFRSEGRPPRDGDRPFRSEGRPPRDGDRPFRSEGRPPRDGDRPFRAEGRPPRDGDRPFRAEGRPPRDGDRPFRSEGRPPRDGDRPFRSEGRPARDGDRPFRTGARPPRDGDRPFRSEGRPARDGDRPTRAGDRPPRDGDRPFRSEGRPARDGDRPARTGARPPRDGDRPFRSESRPTRDTDRPARKPRDTAERPAPSPLKVAQPVKARPSFDSDDEAGMMRLSKRMSELGLCSRREADEWIEKGWVLVDGERIDTLGTKVRPDQKIEIDDQAIAAQAAQVTILLHKPVGYVSGQAEDGYEPAVTLITRDNHWSGDRSPLRLSPLHLRTLAPAGRLDIDSTGLLVLTQDGRVAKQLIGEHSDIDKEYLVRVRFGEHVIDIDQHFPAESLAKLRHGLELDGAPLKPAMVSWQNSEQLRFVLREGKKRQIRRMCELVGLEVVGLKRVRMGHVMLGALPQGQWRYLSADEAF; this comes from the coding sequence ATGCGCACCAAACTAACCATCAAGAATCCTCGTCCGGCATCGCCGTCCCGCGCCCCGGTTCGCTCAGGCAGCCTCGTCGCGCGCAAGCCGACGCGTCCCGCCGCCCCACCCGAGGGCGCGATGAAGCCGAAGTCGAAGCCGGCCGCGAAAGGCGGGGCGCCGCGTGCGGCCAAGCCGGCGGGCGCCGGCGCCGTGAAGCCGCGCGCGCCGCGTGACGGCGACCGGCCGTTGCGTGCCGAAGGTCGGCCCGCTCGTGATGGCGAGCGGCCGGCGCGTGCCAGTGTGCGTCCGCCGCGTGATGGGGATCGGCCGTTCCGTAGCGAAGGCCGCCCCGCGCGCGATGGTGACCGCCCGTTCCGTGCCGAAGGCCGCCCCCCGCGCGACGGCAATCGGCCGTTCCGCGGCGAAGGTCGGCCTCCGCGCGATGGCGACCGGCCGTTCCGTGCCGAAGGCCGTCCTCCGCGCGATGGCGATCGACCGTTCCGTGCCGAAGGCCGTCCTCCGCGCGACGGCAATCGGCCGTTCCGCGGCGAAGGTCGGCCTCCGCGCGATGGCGACCGGCCGTTCCGTGCCGAAGGCCGTCCTCCGCGCGATGGCGATCGACCGTTCCGTGCCGAAGGGCGCCCGCCGCGCGACGGCGATCGGCCGTTCCGTGCCGAAGGCCGTCCTCCGCGCGATGGTGATCGACCGTTGCGTGCCGAAGGCCGTCCTCCGCGCGATGGCGACCGCCCCTTCCGCAGCGAAGGCCGTCCTCCGCGCGACGGCGACCGCCCCTTCCGCAGCGAAGGCCGTCCTCCGCGCGACGGCGACCGCCCCTTCCGCAGCGAAGGCCGTCCTCCGCGCGATGGCGATCGACCGTTCCGTGCCGAAGGCCGTCCTCCGCGTGATGGCGATCGACCGTTCCGTGCCGAAGGCCGTCCTCCGCGCGACGGCGACCGCCCCTTCCGCAGCGAAGGCCGTCCTCCGCGCGATGGTGATCGACCGTTCCGAAGTGAAGGTCGGCCCGCTCGTGATGGCGACCGCCCCTTCCGTACCGGCGCCCGCCCGCCGCGTGACGGCGATCGCCCCTTCCGCAGCGAGGGCCGGCCCGCTCGTGATGGCGACCGCCCGACCCGCGCCGGCGACCGTCCTCCGCGCGACGGCGACCGCCCCTTCCGCAGCGAAGGTCGGCCCGCTCGTGATGGCGACCGCCCGGCCCGCACCGGCGCACGGCCGCCGCGAGATGGCGATCGCCCGTTCCGCAGCGAATCCCGCCCCACCCGCGACACCGACCGCCCGGCCCGCAAGCCGCGCGACACCGCCGAGCGCCCCGCGCCTTCGCCCCTGAAGGTCGCGCAACCCGTCAAGGCACGCCCGTCGTTCGACTCCGACGACGAGGCGGGCATGATGCGTCTGTCGAAACGGATGTCGGAACTCGGCCTCTGCTCGCGACGCGAGGCGGACGAGTGGATCGAGAAGGGCTGGGTGCTCGTCGACGGCGAGCGGATCGACACGCTCGGCACCAAGGTCCGCCCGGACCAGAAGATCGAGATCGACGATCAGGCGATCGCCGCCCAGGCCGCGCAGGTCACGATCCTGCTGCACAAGCCGGTCGGCTACGTGTCGGGTCAGGCCGAGGACGGCTACGAGCCGGCCGTGACGCTGATCACGCGCGACAATCACTGGAGCGGCGACCGCTCGCCGCTGCGCCTGTCGCCGCTGCATCTGCGCACGCTGGCGCCGGCCGGGCGCCTCGACATCGATTCGACCGGCCTGCTGGTGCTGACGCAGGACGGCCGCGTCGCCAAGCAGCTGATCGGCGAGCATTCCGACATCGACAAGGAATATCTGGTGCGCGTGCGCTTCGGCGAGCACGTGATCGATATCGACCAGCATTTCCCCGCCGAATCGCTCGCGAAGCTGCGCCACGGCCTCGAACTCGACGGCGCGCCGCTGAAACCCGCGATGGTGAGCTGGCAGAACAGCGAACAGCTGCGTTTCGTGCTGCGCGAAGGCAAGAAGCGGCAGATCCGCCGCATGTGCGAGCTGGTCGGGCTCGAGGTGGTCGGCCTGAAGCGCGTGCGCATGGGCCACGTGATGCTCGGCGCGCTGCCGCAAGGCCAGTGGCGCTACCTGTCGGCCGACGAGGCGTTCTGA
- the map gene encoding type I methionyl aminopeptidase, protein MSITIKNDHDIEQMRVACRLASEVLDYITPFVVAGTTTGEIDRLCHEYMTNVQGTVPAPLNYQPPGYPPYPKAICTSVNDVICHGIPGDKVLKNGDALNIDITVIKNGYFGDTSRMFLIGEGSIMARRLIQTTYECMWLGIEQVRPGAHLGDIGHAIQRHAESRGYSVVREYCGHGIGTVFHEDPQVVHYGRPGTGIEIVPGMIFTIEPMINAGKRDIRTMPDQWTVKTRDRSLSAQWEHTVLVTPTGYEVLTVSAGTPARPALDAAVA, encoded by the coding sequence ATGTCCATCACGATCAAGAACGATCACGATATCGAGCAGATGCGCGTCGCGTGCCGGCTCGCGAGCGAGGTGCTCGACTACATCACGCCGTTCGTCGTCGCGGGCACCACGACGGGCGAGATCGACCGGCTCTGCCACGAGTACATGACCAACGTGCAGGGCACCGTGCCGGCGCCGCTCAACTACCAGCCGCCCGGCTATCCGCCCTACCCGAAGGCGATCTGCACCTCGGTCAACGACGTGATCTGCCACGGCATTCCCGGCGACAAGGTACTGAAGAACGGCGACGCGCTCAACATCGACATCACCGTGATCAAGAACGGCTATTTCGGCGACACGAGCCGGATGTTCCTGATCGGCGAAGGCTCGATCATGGCCAGGCGGCTGATCCAGACCACCTACGAATGCATGTGGCTCGGCATCGAGCAGGTCCGGCCCGGCGCGCATCTCGGCGACATCGGCCACGCCATCCAGAGGCACGCGGAAAGCCGCGGCTACAGCGTGGTGCGCGAGTATTGCGGGCACGGCATCGGCACGGTGTTCCACGAGGATCCGCAGGTGGTCCACTACGGCCGCCCCGGCACCGGCATCGAGATCGTGCCGGGCATGATCTTCACGATCGAGCCGATGATTAACGCCGGCAAGCGCGACATCCGCACCATGCCGGACCAGTGGACCGTCAAGACGCGCGACCGCAGCCTCTCGGCGCAATGGGAACACACCGTGCTGGTCACGCCGACCGGCTACGAGGTGCTGACGGTATCGGCCGGCACGCCGGCGCGCCCGGCGCTCGACGCGGCCGTCGCCTGA
- the uppS gene encoding polyprenyl diphosphate synthase, translating into MTYTSSTVRVPDVAAVPRHIAIIMDGNGRWATERRLPRVAGHTRGVDAVRSVVEGCARAGVEYLTLFAFSSENWRRPTDEVSFLMRLFITALEREVGKLHANGIRLRVVGDLERFEPRIRELIRRAETKTARNTRLTLTIAANYGGRWDILQATRKLIAEAVREGREIPVDEAAFEPHLAMAYAPEPDLFIRTGGEQRVSNFLLWQLAYTEFYFTGKFWPDFDATALADAMASYTDRERRFGRTSAQLEPQSQDVDSLSC; encoded by the coding sequence ATGACTTATACCAGCTCTACCGTTCGCGTGCCCGACGTTGCCGCCGTGCCACGTCACATCGCGATCATCATGGACGGCAACGGCAGGTGGGCGACCGAGCGTCGCCTGCCGCGCGTTGCGGGGCACACGCGCGGCGTCGATGCGGTCCGGTCGGTCGTGGAAGGGTGCGCGCGCGCGGGTGTCGAATACCTGACGCTGTTCGCATTCAGTTCCGAGAACTGGCGGCGGCCCACCGACGAAGTCTCGTTCCTGATGCGGCTGTTCATCACCGCGCTCGAACGCGAGGTCGGCAAGCTGCACGCGAACGGCATCCGGCTGCGCGTGGTGGGCGATCTCGAGCGTTTCGAGCCGCGCATCCGCGAGCTGATCCGACGCGCGGAAACCAAGACCGCGCGCAACACGCGGCTCACGCTGACGATCGCCGCGAACTACGGCGGCCGCTGGGACATCCTGCAGGCCACCAGGAAGCTGATCGCCGAGGCGGTGCGCGAGGGACGTGAAATTCCCGTCGACGAAGCCGCGTTCGAGCCGCATCTGGCGATGGCCTATGCGCCTGAACCGGATCTGTTCATCCGCACGGGCGGCGAGCAGCGCGTGAGCAACTTCCTGCTCTGGCAGCTCGCCTACACCGAGTTCTATTTCACGGGCAAGTTCTGGCCCGATTTCGACGCGACCGCGCTCGCCGATGCGATGGCGTCCTACA
- the tsf gene encoding translation elongation factor Ts — protein MAAITASMVAELRAKTDAPMMECKKALTEADGDMGKAEELLRVKLGNKASKAASRVTAEGVVASFVGGGAGALVELNCETDFVAKNDDFLAFSKTVAELIATQNPADVAALSALSLDGKTVDEVRLALVGKIGENISIRRFVRFETANQIASYLHGARIGVLVEYTGADEQVGKDVAMHVAAMKPVSLSSDEVPADLIEKERRVAEQKAAESGKPAEIVAKMVDGSVQKFLKEVSLLNQPFVKNDKQTIEQMLKAANAAVQKFALFVVGEGIEKRQDDFAAEVAAQVAAAKQQ, from the coding sequence ATGGCGGCAATTACCGCAAGCATGGTGGCAGAACTGCGCGCGAAGACCGATGCACCGATGATGGAGTGCAAGAAGGCGCTGACCGAAGCCGATGGCGACATGGGCAAGGCCGAAGAGCTGCTGCGCGTGAAGCTCGGCAACAAGGCGAGCAAGGCGGCATCGCGCGTGACGGCCGAAGGCGTCGTCGCGTCGTTCGTCGGCGGCGGCGCGGGCGCGCTCGTCGAGCTGAACTGCGAAACCGACTTCGTCGCCAAGAACGACGATTTCCTCGCCTTTTCGAAGACCGTCGCCGAACTGATCGCGACGCAGAACCCGGCCGACGTGGCCGCGCTGTCGGCGCTGTCGCTCGACGGCAAGACGGTCGACGAAGTGCGTCTGGCACTGGTCGGCAAGATCGGCGAAAACATCTCGATCCGCCGTTTCGTGCGCTTCGAGACCGCCAACCAGATCGCCTCGTACCTGCACGGTGCCCGTATCGGCGTGCTGGTCGAGTACACCGGCGCGGACGAACAGGTCGGCAAGGACGTCGCGATGCACGTCGCGGCCATGAAGCCGGTCTCGCTGTCGTCGGACGAAGTGCCGGCCGACCTGATCGAGAAGGAACGCCGCGTGGCCGAGCAGAAGGCCGCCGAGTCGGGCAAGCCGGCCGAGATCGTCGCCAAGATGGTCGACGGCAGCGTCCAGAAGTTCCTGAAGGAAGTCTCGCTGCTGAACCAGCCGTTCGTGAAGAACGACAAGCAGACGATCGAGCAGATGCTGAAGGCCGCCAATGCTGCGGTGCAAAAATTCGCCCTGTTCGTGGTCGGCGAAGGCATCGAGAAGCGCCAGGACGACTTCGCGGCCGAAGTGGCGGCGCAGGTCGCGGCGGCCAAGCAGCAGTAA
- the frr gene encoding ribosome recycling factor has translation MSLADVKKGVEQKMQRSIEAFKNDLAKIRTGRAHTGMLDHVQVDYYGSMVPISQVANLTLVDARTIGVQPWEKPMVAKVEKAIRESDLGLNPSTSGDLIRVPMPALTEERRRELAKVVKSEGETAKVAVRNLRRDANEQLKKLVKDKEISEDDERRAGDEVQKLTDKHVAEIDKLVQAKDAEIMTV, from the coding sequence ATGAGTCTCGCTGATGTGAAGAAGGGCGTCGAGCAAAAGATGCAGCGCTCGATCGAAGCGTTCAAGAACGATCTGGCCAAGATCCGCACCGGTCGCGCACACACGGGCATGCTCGATCACGTGCAGGTCGACTACTACGGCTCGATGGTGCCGATCTCGCAGGTCGCGAACCTGACGCTCGTCGATGCGCGCACGATCGGCGTGCAGCCGTGGGAGAAGCCGATGGTCGCGAAGGTCGAGAAGGCCATCCGCGAGTCGGATCTGGGCCTGAACCCGTCTACCTCGGGCGACCTGATCCGCGTGCCGATGCCCGCGCTGACCGAAGAGCGCCGCCGCGAACTGGCCAAGGTGGTCAAGAGCGAAGGCGAGACGGCCAAGGTGGCCGTGCGCAACCTGCGCCGCGACGCCAACGAGCAGCTGAAGAAGCTCGTCAAGGACAAGGAAATCTCGGAAGACGACGAGCGTCGCGCCGGCGACGAAGTCCAGAAGCTGACGGACAAGCACGTCGCCGAAATCGACAAGCTGGTGCAGGCGAAGGACGCCGAGATCATGACGGTGTGA
- a CDS encoding [protein-PII] uridylyltransferase, with protein MSVPAVSDTAVSSRKAEFRAVKAELIARFRAATRVEALMRALSRATDDALRQIWDQCELPGSLALVAVGGFGRGELAPHSDVDILVLLPDAHNGEFDARIERFIGMAWDLGLEIGSSVRTVDECIAESAQDVTVQTSLLEARRVTGSVTLFRRAVARYREALDPRAFFQAKVLELRQRQAKFQDTPYSLEPNVKESPGGLRDLQTILWVARAADFGTSWRELDTRGLITAREARELRRNEGFLKALRARLHVITGRRQDILVFDLQTQAAESFGYVPTPAKRASEQLMRRYYWAAKAVTQLATILIQNIEAQLFPATSGVTRVLSPGRFVEKQGMLEIATDDVFERHPDAVLEAFLLYETTRGVKGLSARTLRALYNSRDVMNGAWRRDPRNRATFMKILQQTEGVTHAFRLLNQTSVLGRYLLNFRRIVGQMQHDLYHVYTVDQHILMVLRNIRRFAVAEHAHEYPFCSQLIANFERPWVLYVAALFHDIAKGRGGDHSTLGMADARRFCREHGITGDDAALVVWLVEHHLTMSQVAQKQDISDPEVVKRFAAKVGNERWLTALYLLTVADIRGTSPKVWNTWKGKLLEDLYRATSAVLGGAQPDAHSELRTRRDEALALLRLETVPEDAHRPLWSQLDVGYFLRHDAADIAWQTRVLYRHVQADTAIVRARPSPVGDALQVLVYVRDRSDLFAGICAYFDRNGLSVLDARVSTTKHGYALDNFIVTQTERDVQYRDIANLVEQQLADRLTSAAPLPEPSKGRLSRLSRSFPITPRVDLRADERGQYYILSVSANDRPGLLYSIARVLAEHRVGVHAARINTLGERVEDVFLLDGAGLSDNRLQIQVETELLRAIAA; from the coding sequence ATGAGCGTCCCCGCCGTCTCCGACACCGCAGTGTCCTCGCGCAAGGCCGAATTCCGTGCCGTCAAGGCCGAGCTGATCGCGCGCTTTCGCGCGGCGACCCGCGTCGAGGCGCTGATGCGCGCGCTGTCGCGCGCCACCGACGACGCGCTGCGCCAGATCTGGGACCAGTGCGAACTGCCCGGCTCGCTCGCGCTGGTCGCCGTCGGCGGCTTCGGGCGCGGCGAGCTGGCGCCGCATTCGGACGTCGACATCCTGGTGTTGCTGCCCGACGCGCACAACGGCGAGTTCGACGCGCGCATCGAGCGCTTCATCGGCATGGCCTGGGATCTCGGTCTCGAGATCGGCAGCAGCGTGCGCACCGTGGACGAATGCATCGCCGAATCGGCGCAGGACGTGACGGTGCAGACCTCGCTGCTGGAGGCGCGCCGCGTGACCGGCAGCGTGACGCTGTTCCGGCGCGCCGTGGCCCGCTATCGCGAGGCGCTCGACCCGCGCGCGTTCTTCCAGGCCAAGGTGCTGGAGCTGCGCCAGCGTCAGGCCAAATTCCAGGACACGCCGTACAGCCTCGAACCGAACGTGAAGGAAAGCCCGGGCGGGTTGCGCGACCTGCAGACGATTCTATGGGTCGCCCGCGCCGCCGATTTCGGCACCAGCTGGCGCGAACTCGACACGCGCGGGCTGATCACCGCGCGCGAAGCACGCGAGCTGCGCCGCAACGAGGGCTTCCTGAAGGCGCTGCGCGCGCGGCTGCACGTGATCACCGGGCGCCGCCAGGACATCCTCGTGTTCGACCTGCAGACCCAGGCGGCCGAGAGCTTCGGCTACGTGCCGACGCCGGCCAAGCGCGCCAGCGAACAGCTGATGCGCCGCTACTACTGGGCCGCGAAGGCGGTCACCCAGCTCGCGACGATCCTGATCCAGAACATCGAGGCGCAGCTATTCCCGGCCACCAGCGGCGTGACGCGCGTGCTCTCGCCGGGCCGCTTCGTCGAGAAGCAGGGCATGCTCGAGATCGCCACCGACGACGTGTTCGAGCGGCATCCCGACGCCGTGCTCGAAGCGTTCCTGCTCTACGAGACGACGCGCGGCGTGAAGGGGCTGTCGGCGCGCACGCTGCGTGCGCTCTACAACTCGCGCGACGTGATGAACGGCGCCTGGCGGCGCGACCCGCGCAATCGCGCGACGTTCATGAAGATCCTGCAGCAGACCGAGGGCGTCACGCACGCGTTCCGGCTGCTGAACCAGACCAGCGTGCTGGGCCGCTACCTGCTGAACTTCCGGCGCATCGTCGGGCAGATGCAGCACGACCTCTACCACGTCTACACCGTCGATCAGCACATCCTGATGGTGTTGCGCAACATCCGCCGCTTCGCGGTGGCCGAGCACGCGCACGAGTACCCGTTCTGCAGCCAGCTGATCGCGAACTTCGAGCGGCCCTGGGTGCTCTACGTGGCGGCGCTGTTCCATGACATCGCCAAGGGCCGCGGCGGCGACCACTCCACCCTCGGCATGGCCGATGCGCGACGTTTCTGCCGCGAGCACGGCATCACCGGCGACGACGCGGCGCTCGTGGTCTGGCTCGTCGAGCATCACCTGACCATGAGCCAGGTCGCGCAGAAACAGGACATCAGCGACCCCGAGGTGGTCAAGCGCTTCGCGGCCAAGGTCGGCAACGAGCGCTGGCTGACCGCGCTCTACCTGCTGACGGTGGCCGACATCCGCGGCACCAGCCCGAAGGTCTGGAACACCTGGAAGGGCAAACTGCTGGAGGACCTGTATCGCGCCACCAGCGCGGTGCTCGGCGGCGCGCAGCCCGACGCGCACTCGGAGCTGCGCACGCGCCGCGACGAGGCGCTCGCGCTGCTGCGGCTCGAGACCGTGCCCGAGGACGCGCACCGCCCGCTCTGGAGCCAGCTCGACGTCGGCTACTTCCTGCGTCACGACGCGGCCGACATCGCCTGGCAGACGCGCGTGCTGTACCGCCACGTGCAGGCCGACACCGCGATCGTGCGGGCGCGGCCCTCGCCCGTCGGCGACGCGCTGCAGGTGCTCGTCTACGTCAGGGACCGTTCGGACCTGTTCGCGGGCATCTGCGCGTACTTCGACCGCAACGGGCTGTCGGTGCTCGACGCGCGCGTGAGCACCACCAAGCACGGCTACGCGCTCGACAACTTCATCGTCACGCAGACCGAGCGCGACGTGCAGTACCGTGACATCGCCAACCTCGTCGAGCAGCAGCTCGCCGACCGGCTGACCAGCGCGGCACCGTTGCCGGAGCCTTCCAAGGGCCGGCTCTCGCGGCTGTCGCGCAGCTTCCCAATCACGCCCCGCGTCGACCTGCGCGCGGACGAGCGTGGTCAGTACTACATCCTGTCCGTGTCCGCCAACGACCGGCCGGGCCTTCTTTATTCGATCGCGCGCGTGCTGGCCGAGCACCGGGTCGGCGTCCACGCGGCGCGGATCAACACGCTCGGCGAACGCGTCGAGGACGTGTTCCTGCTCGACGGTGCCGGCTTGTCCGACAACCGGCTCCAGATCCAGGTCGAAACCGAGCTGCTGCGCGCGATCGCAGCCTGA
- the def gene encoding peptide deformylase — translation MIREILKMGDPRLLEVAKPVEAFDTPALHELVADMFETMHHANGAGLAAPQIGVGLQLIIFGFGNNARYPDAPPVPETVLINPAVEYLPPDMEEGWEGCLSVPGMRGVVSRYRKVHYTGFDQYGKRIDRVAEDFHARVVQHEYDHLIGKLYPMRITDFSKFGFTEVLFPGLDPNLDD, via the coding sequence ATGATCCGCGAGATCCTCAAGATGGGCGATCCGCGCCTGCTCGAAGTGGCGAAGCCGGTCGAGGCGTTCGACACGCCGGCGCTGCACGAGTTGGTTGCCGACATGTTCGAGACCATGCATCACGCGAACGGCGCCGGCCTTGCCGCGCCGCAGATCGGCGTCGGGCTGCAGCTGATCATCTTCGGCTTCGGCAACAACGCGCGTTATCCCGACGCGCCGCCCGTGCCGGAGACGGTGCTGATCAACCCGGCGGTCGAATACCTGCCGCCGGACATGGAAGAGGGCTGGGAGGGCTGCCTGTCGGTGCCGGGCATGCGCGGCGTGGTGAGCCGCTACCGCAAGGTGCATTACACGGGCTTCGACCAGTACGGCAAGCGCATCGACCGCGTCGCCGAGGATTTCCACGCACGCGTGGTCCAGCACGAATACGATCACCTGATCGGCAAGCTGTACCCGATGCGGATCACCGATTTCTCGAAGTTCGGTTTTACGGAAGTGCTGTTCCCGGGGCTTGATCCGAATTTGGACGACTGA
- the pyrH gene encoding UMP kinase — MPNAYKRVLLKLSGEALMGDDAFGINRATIERMVADIAEVVRLGTQLAVVIGGGNIFRGVAGGAAGMDRATADYMGMLATMMNALALQDAMRHAGIEARVQSALRMDQVVEPYIRPRAIRQLEEGRVVIFAAGTGNPFFTTDTAAALRGSEVGAEVVLKATKVDGVYTADPKKDPSATRYASISFDEAIGRNLQVMDATAFALCRDQKLPIRVFSINKPGALKRIVQGEDEGTLVHV; from the coding sequence ATGCCCAATGCCTATAAACGCGTCCTCCTCAAACTTTCCGGCGAAGCGCTGATGGGCGACGATGCCTTCGGCATCAACCGCGCGACGATCGAACGGATGGTGGCGGACATTGCCGAAGTCGTCCGCCTCGGCACGCAACTGGCCGTGGTGATCGGCGGCGGCAATATTTTCCGCGGCGTGGCGGGCGGCGCGGCCGGCATGGACCGCGCGACGGCGGACTATATGGGGATGCTGGCGACGATGATGAACGCGCTGGCGCTGCAGGACGCGATGCGCCACGCCGGCATCGAGGCGCGCGTGCAGTCGGCGCTGCGCATGGACCAGGTGGTCGAGCCGTACATCCGGCCCCGCGCGATCCGTCAGCTCGAGGAAGGGCGCGTGGTGATCTTCGCGGCCGGTACCGGCAACCCGTTCTTCACGACCGACACGGCCGCCGCGCTGCGCGGCTCGGAAGTGGGCGCGGAAGTCGTGCTGAAGGCCACCAAGGTCGATGGCGTCTACACGGCCGATCCGAAGAAGGATCCGTCGGCCACGCGTTACGCGTCGATCAGTTTCGACGAGGCGATCGGCCGCAATCTGCAGGTGATGGACGCGACGGCGTTCGCGCTGTGCCGCGATCAGAAGCTGCCGATTCGCGTGTTCTCGATCAACAAGCCCGGTGCGCTCAAGCGCATCGTGCAGGGCGAGGACGAGGGTACGCTCGTCCACGTGTAA